GACAACGCCCATTCGGGGGCGACCTATGTGGTCAATCACGCCTTGCCGGCGGCGGGTTTGCGCAGCCGGGACGAGTTGTTGGAGCATTGGGCGGCGGCCGAGGATTAACGGCCGCCCGCCACACCGATTTTTTTGAGTGACCAGGAGAGCTTTCATGGCCGGCAAAACCCGCGACGTCGCAGCGCCTCAATCGCGAACCTCAGGTGCGGGCCGATTGGATGGAAAAATCGTCCTGATCACGGGCGCTGCGGGCAATCTCGGCAGCGAGATGGCGCGCCGGTTCGCCGATGAGGGCGCCACGCTGATCCTGACCGGGCGTACGCGCGATCGCATTGAGGCAGCGTGCGCCGCAGTGGTCGCCCAGACCGGCGTGGCGGCGGAACGTGTTGCGCCCCTGGTGCTCGACGGCGGTGATCCGGGGTCGGTGCGCGCGGCCATGGACGAGGTGAGGGCGAAGTTCGGCCGCATCGACGTGCTGGTCAACAATGCCGGATCGCCCGGTCCCAAACAGCCGCTGGACAATGTGCCGCTGTCGAAAGCCGAGATGGAGGCCAACGGCGATACCGAGACCGTCGGCGACGCCATGCGCAATATTTTGGCGGTCACCTGGAATCTGGCGCGGGCGGCGGCGGACCTGATGCAGCCGGGCGCGGCGATCATCAATATCTCCACGATCTTCTCCCACACGCGCTACTATGGCCGCATCGCCTATGTGGTGCCCAAGGCGGCGCTGAACGCGCTGTCGCGCCAGCTGGCCGGCGAGTTCGGGGCCCGCGGCGTGCGGGTCAATAATGTGTTTCCCGGCCCTATCGAGAGCGAACGCATCCGCACGGTGTTCGCGGCGATGGACAAGGTTCAGGGCAATAAGGACGGCGAAACGGCCGAATACTTCATGGGCCGCATGTCGCTGCGCCGCAGCGTCGACGGCGCGCCGCCCGAGCGCACCTTGCCGACCCCGGCCGATATCGCCCAGACCTGCCTGTTCCTCGCCAGCGACGAATCCGCCGCGCTCAATGGCGCGGAGATCGACGTGGCCCACGGGATGAGCGTGCGCAAGGAATCGCGCTCCACCTACAAGACCCGTCCGTCCCTGCGGGCGCTGGATGGCGCGGGCCTGACGGTCCTCATCGTGGCGGGCGAGAGCTGGGATGATGCGCTGGAGACGGCGCGCATTCAGGTCGGCTGCGGCGCGCGCGTGCTGCTGGGCATGGCGCGCGAGGCTGACGTGGCGCAGGCCAAGGCCCGCACCCAGGCCCAGGGCCTGGTCGACGGTCTGACCATTGTGCGCTTCAATCGCACCGAGCCGGAAACCATGGCCGAGACGCTGAACGCCTACAGCGCGCAGCACGGTCCGGTGACCAGCGCCATCGTGCTGCCGCTCAAGCCGGCGCAATACTTCGCCGGGGCGCTGCTCGACGCAGACGACGCCACTGTGGACGAGTTCATGGACGTGGAGCTGGTGGGCGGCATCGCCATCGCCCGCACCCTGTCGCGCTACTGGAAGACCCGCAGCGATTTGGAACAGCCGCCGCGTTATGTCTTCATGACCAATGCCAGCGACGGCGCGGGCGATGTGTACAGCCAGGTGCTCACTGCTGCGATGACCCAGCTGATCCGCATCTGGCGCGACGAGGCGCGCGTGGATGTGGAGGCGGGCCGCTTCCCCCATGCTGTGTGGGGCAATCAGATTGTCCGCTTTTCCAATCGCGAGCGGGAAAACATCCGCTTCGCCGCCGGCCATGCGACGCGCATCGTCTTCAAGGAGCAGCGGATCGCCAATATCGATCTGCATGTGCCCGAGAAGATCGGCGAGGAGACCGGCGCCACCAGCGCCATGGTGGGCTTTGCCGAGAACATTACCGGCCTGCATCTGGGCAAGGTCGCCCTGATCACCGGCGGTTCAGCGGGCATTGGCGGCCAGGTCGCGCGCCTGCTGGCGCTGGCCGGGGCCAAGGTGATGATGGTCGCCCGGCGCGCCAGCGAGCTGGAAGCGGCGAGAGACCGCATCATCGGCGAGCTTCAGGATATCGGCTTCTCCGGCGTGGAGCGCCGCGTGCGCATCATGGCCGATGTGGATGTCAGCGATTTCGCCTCGCTCAAGACTGCGCTGGACGCCACCATCGCGGCATGGGGCCGGGTGGATTATCTCATCAACAACGCCGGGGTCGCCGGGGCCGAGGACATGGTCGTGGACATGGATCTCGACGCCTGGCGCTTCACCCTCGACGCCAATCTGATCTCGAACTACTACCTGACACACCACGCCGCGCCGCTGATGAAGGCGCAGGGCGGCGGGTATGTGCTGAACGTGTCGTCCTATTTTGGCGGCGAGAAGCTGCGCGCCGTGGCCTATCCCAACCGGGCCGACTACGCCGTCTCCAAGGCTGGCCAGCGCGCCATGGTGGAGAGCTTCTCGCAGTTTCTCGGGCCGATCATCCAGCTCAACGCCATTGCGCCGGGTCCTGTGGATGGTGACCGCCTGTCGGGCGTCGGCGGCAAGCCGGGCCTGTTCCAGCGCCGTGCGCGGCTGATCCTGGAAAACAAGCGCCTCAACTCGGTCTATGCCGAAGTGATCAAGTCGGTGCGCGAGGGCGCGTCTGTCGCCACGGTGCTCAACCGGCTATCGCATAATACGGCTGGGGTCCTGTCCCACGACATGCTGGCGCCGTCGGGTCTGCGCAAGCTGGCGCTGAAAATCGCGCGCGAGGGTGACGGCGTGTGCACCTGGGACCAGTACATTCTGACCCCGGCGCTGGCCGAGCGGCTTCTGTCGCGCCTGCGGCTGGGCGGTTATTTGCTGGACGTGCCGGCGTGGCGCGACCTGCCCGGGGACAAGGCCAAGGGCGGCTGGCTGCGCATCACGCCGCCGGACGATGCGCCCTTCCTGCCCCAGGGCCTGATCAACAAGAACGCCGAGCAGATCGGCGAGGGCGTATTGTCCCAGCTGCATCTGGGCAAGATGCCCACCGAGGCCGATGTGGCCCAGGCCACGGTGTTCTATCTGGCTGACCGCGCGGTCAGCGGCGAGACCTTCATGCCGTCCGGCGGCCTGAATGTGGAGCGCTCCACGGTGGAGCGCGACATGTTCGGCGGGCCGCGCCCGGAGCGCGTGGAGAAGCTGCGCGGCAAGACGGTCTGGTTCGCCGGTGATCATCTGGCCGACTATATCGCCGCGGCCTCCCAGCGCCTAATCGACGAATGCGGCGTGGCCGGTGTGGTCGTGCTGGCGCGCACCAAGGCGGGTGGCAAGGCGGTCACGGACATGATCGACGGCGAGGCGGCCAAGTCAGTCCATGTGGTCGTGTCGGGCGATGATATCGAGGACGCCATGGACAAGGCGCTGGCCAAATGGGGCCGTCCGGCCACTGTGGTGTCGCTGCCCGGCGACGTCCTGCCCGACCGGCTGTTCGAGGACGATGCGCCGCTTACGCCTGAAGCCTTCAGCCAGGTGGTGGAGGACAATCTGACCCGGCATTTCCGGGTGTCGCGCAAGGCCTCGCTCTATGACGGGTGCCAGCTGGTGCTGGTGTCGCCGGACGTGGCGGTGGGCGCCAATGCGCCGGCCCACGCCATCGCCAACTTCATCAAGACCACGCTGCACGCGTTCACCGCGACGCTGGCCGTGGAGAATGAGCGGCTGGTGCACAATGTGCCGACCAACCAGATCAACCTCACCCGCCGCGTGCGCTCGGAAGAGCCGCGCAATGAGGAGGAGCACCAGGAGGAGCTGCGCCGTTTCGCGACGGCCATTCTGCTGGTCGGCGCGCCGCTGCCCGATTCGCAGGATTCGCGTTATCGCTCGCGCATCTATCGCGGGACGTCGATGACGGTGTAGGAGCATTTTCAGCGAAAGTGGGAACCGGTTTCGCGGTTCGAAAATGCGACAAGTGGAAAGGGAGCTATACGCGCTCGATAATCATCGCCGAGCCTGTGCCCGAGCCCCCGTGGGCGACGGCCAGGCCCAGCGATCCGCCGCAGCGGATGAGCTCGTGAACCAGCGTGGTCAGCAGGATCGCGCCGGTGGCGCCCATGGGATGTCCCATGGCCAGGTGGCCGCCATTGAGATTGACCCGGTCCGGGTCGGCGTCGCGGTCGCGCCGGAACAGGGCAGGCACGGCGGCAAACGCCTCCATGAACTCGATCCGGTCAAAATCGCGCAAGCTCAGCCCTGTCTCTTCAAGCAGCGCGTCCATGGCGGCGAAGCCCGCCGTGAGCTGGTCCACCGGATCACCGCCCCGGTCTATGCGAGCCCGGATGCGCGCTTTGGGTTTGAGCCCCGCCGCCTCGCCCGCGGCTTTCGAGCCGATCAGCACCAGCGCCGCGCCGTCGGCCATGGGCGGGCAGTGGGCGATGGCATGGAGATGCGTGATCTGCTCAAGCCCCGGATTGGCCGCCAGCATCATGGCGTCGTAGCCCGCCGCGCCCAGCTTTTCGAAAGCCGGGGGCAGGGCGTCTAGCGCTGCCTGATCCATGCCGGAGCGGATGCATTCATCGCGCTCCAGCAGCGCGTCTCCGTCCGGCCCGCGCACAGGGATGACCGCCGCGTCATGGCGCCCCTCCGCCCAGGCGCGCGCCGCGCGCTGGTGGGAGGCGATGACTTCATGGTCCAGCGCCGCCCGGTCCAGACCGGCCTTGGTGGCCAGCAGATCGGCGGACAGCGCCACCGGCGCATAGCGCAGGGCGCGCGCCAGATCCGGGTCGGTGTAATAGCTCGCCTTGTCGCCCATGAAGGGCGCATGGCTCATCATCTCCACCCCGCCCGCCAGCATCAGGCGGTTCTCGCCGGCGCTGGCCAGCGCGGCGGCCTGTCCGGCAGCGGTGAGGCCCGCCACGCAGAAATTATTCAGCGTCCAGGCGGTCGTGTCATGGGGCAGGCCGGCGTGCAGCCGGCTGACCAGCGCGATATTGCCGCCCTGGGCGCCCACCTGACCGACACAGCCCAGGATCAGCGCGCTGGCGCTGTCGACGGCGCCTGCGCCTGCGCGGTCTTTGAGCGCCGCGACCAGCTGGGCCACAAGTTCATGGGGCCCGAGCCCGGCCAGCGCGCCGTCCTCACGCCCTTTGCCGCGTGGCGTGCGCACGGCGTCGTAGATATAGGCGTCGGTGAGTGTCATGCGCCGATCACCAGCGACACGTTGGCGGTGGCGGACCCGCCGACATTATAGGTGGCGACATTGCGCGCGCCTTCCACCTGACAGTCTCCGGCGCTGCCCTGAACCTGACGCGCGGCGTCGAGCGCCATGCGCACGCCTGTGGCGCCCACCGGATGGCCAAGCCCGATCAGCCCGCCCGACGGATTGACCGGGCAGCGCCCGCCCAGCGCGATGCGGCCGTCCTCCACCGCCTCGCCCGCGCGGCCCGGCGCGGTGATGCCGAAATGCTCGATCGCGGCCAGTTCGGTGATGGAGAAGCAGTCATGGGTCTCGAACGCGTCGATCTGATCGGCGCCGGACAGGCCTGCGCGCCCGTAGGCGTCGGTCATGGCCTTGCGCATCCACGGGAACATCCAGCCATCATTGCGCCCGCGCGAGGCCGCCAGCTTGGTCTCCAGAAGTAGCGGCGCGGTGGTGTGGCCCCAGCCCTTGATCCGGGGGATGTCCTCCAGCCGCTGCCCCGTCCTTGCGGCGTGGGCGCGCGCCGCGTCTGCGCCGGCCAGCACGATCATGGCGGCGCCGTCAGTGACCTGACCGCAATCGGATTTGCGCATGCGCCCTTCGATGACCGGGTTGGCCTCGTCATCTTCCGAGAAGCTCGCTTCGGTAAAGGTCCAGCTGCGGCTCTGGGCGTGGGGATTGCGCCGGGCGTTGGCGAAATTGATCCGGCTTATCTCGGCCAGATGGGCGCGCTCCAGACCAAAGCGCGCGTCATATTCCTCAACGATGTCGGAGAACATGGCAGGCCACAGATAGGTCGCGCCCTGCGCCTCGCGCCCCGCCCAGGCGGCGGCGCCCAGATGCTCGGCGGCGGTCTGGCCGGGCACGTTGCGCATCATTTCCACGCCCAGCACGGCGGCGATCCCATAGCGGCCCGATTCGATGTCGGCCATGGCCGCCAGGATCGCCATGGAGCCTGACGCGCAGGCCGCCTCATGGCGCATGGTGGGCAGGCCTTCCAGATCGGGGTGGATATGGCCCATGAACCCGCCCAGCAGGCCCTGGCCGCAGAACAGCTCGCCGGCGAAATTGCCTATATGAATGGTCTCGATCTGCGAGGGCTCCAGGCGCGCATTGTCCAGCCCCTCCAGCATCGCCTCGCCCATCAGGGCCTTGAGATCATGACCCTCGCGGGTCCAGTTGCGCGCGAAATCGGTCTGCGCCCCGCCCAGAATGAACACCTCGCCCGCCATGGCCGCCTCCCGCTGTCCGTCTGACAAAAGAGGCTAGGGGCAATCGGCGGGGGGACACAAGCGCTGACCGGAATGGTCTTGCCTTGCCCGGCCTTGCCTCGCGATCTGTGACGCCGCACACTTCGCACCATCTGACACGCCGGCTTGGCGCCTGCGCGATCCGAAGGAGAGCCGCCATGACCATGATCGTGACCGAGTTCGAGCGCGAGGAGCTGAGCACGCCGCTCAACCAGCTCAACCCCTATCTCAAGGGCGTCTACGCGCCGGTGCGCGAGGAGGTGACAGCGCTGGACCTGACGGTGGAGGGCGAGATTCCGCGCGATCTGTATGGTCTGTACGTGCGCAATGGGCCCAACCCGCTCAACGCGCCGGAGGGCATGCATCACTGGTTTGACGGCGACGGCATGCTGCACGGCATTTATTTTGAGAACGGCAAGGCGGAATACCGCAACCGCTATATCCGCTCGGCTGATCATGACGCCGAACGCGCGGGTTCGCTGGATGCCGGTGGCATCATGATGCCCGCCAACAAGACCCGCCAGCCGACGACCTACAAGGATACCGCCAATACCGACGTGGTCTTCCACAATGGCTCGCTGATGGCGCTCTGGTATGTCTCCGGCCAGCCGGTGCGCGTGGATGCGCGCACGCTGGAGACGGTGCGCACAGAGACCTTCTCCGGCCGCCTGCCGAAAAACGTGTCAGCCCATTCCAAGGTCGATCCGGAAACCGGCGAGTTCGTGTTCTTCGATTATGATCTCTACAAGCCGGTGATGAGCGCGGGGGTGATCTCACGCGACAATGACCTCAGCTGGTTTCGCGAGATTGAACTGCCGGGTCCCCGCCTGCCTCACGACATGGCGATCACCGAGAACTACATGGTCCTGATGGATTTGCCGGTGGTGTTCACCGAGTCCGGCCTGCGCAACGGCATGTGGCAGATCAAACAGCCCAAGGGTCAAGCGACTAGGTTCGGCGTGCTGCGCAAGGACGGGACCGGCGATGTGCGCTGGTTCGAGGCGGACCCATGCTACATTTATCATGGCGTCAATGCGTGGGAGGAGGGCGACGAGATCGTCTTCTTTGCCTGCAAGATGATCCCCAATGGCCTGACCCCCGACCCGGCCTACGGGCCGTACGCGCCCATGGTTGGCGTGCTGGCGCTGCAGGCGGTGCTGCATGAATGGCGTTTCAATTTGAAGACCGGCGCCGTGAGCGAGCGGCCCGTGGATGACCGGGTCACCGAGTTTCCGGTGATCAATCTGGACAAGACGGGGCGCAAGAGCCGGTATTCCTACCATGTCTCCATCCCCAACACGCAGACCCAGTTGTTTGACGGGCTGGTGAAGTACGACCTTTCCACCGGCAACGGCGAGGCGCATCCGTTTGGCCCCGGACGCTACGGCTCCGAGCCGGCCTATGCGCCCAGGGTCGGCGCGAAGGATGAGGATGACGGCTATGTCATCAGCTTCGTGTTCGATGCGCAAAGCGGCGCGTCAGAGGCGCTGATTCTCAATGCCAAGGATTTCTCGCAGCCGCCGCTCGCGCGGGTGAAGCTGCCCCAGCGCGTCCCGGCCGGTTTCCACGCCGCTTGGGCGGCGGGCGACCAGATCCGCGCCGTGTGACGCGAACCTAGCGCGCGATCTCGATCAGCACTTCGTTGCGTCGCATCGGCGTGGGGGTCCAAGGCGGATTGTAGCGGGCATACACCGGCTCGCCGATGATCTCATAGCCCTCGGCCGTAAGGAAAGCGGCGAGCTCGTCGGCCTTGCGCATGAAACGCGACTCATTGGGGCCGCCAGCAAACCGGATTGCGGCGAGGCGCCGGGCCGGCTGCTCCCGCACGGTGACTGCCGGATCATTGGGGCGCGGCAACGTCTCCAGGGTCCAGGTCTCGGGCATGATGAAGGCCACGCGCCACGTCTCGCCGCCGGCTTGCGTGCGGGTCTGGGTGACGGGCGTGGTCATCGCGATGCGTTCGGACCGGGACTGGATCACCGGGGCGGTCATGGCGATGTTTTCGCCGCCCCCGCCGCGGGGCGGCTGGTTGTCGCCGAAGATGAATCCGGCCAGCGGGCGGAAGCCCTGATTTCCGGCGCGCGTCATGTCGCCGCTCGCTTCCACCTCGGCCAGGATGAGCGCGGGATAGTCGCGGATCTCGATATCGCCCTGCGCGCGCACCAGCACATAGGCCGGTTCATCGGAGGCGTGGGCTTGGGATGAAGCAGCGGTGACCATGACGAGGACCAGCATCCAGCGGAGCGTGTGAATCATCGGGGAACTCCTAAACACGTCCTCTATACGTCGAACGCCGCCTTCCGGATTGCGTTCCCCATTACGGCGCGTGACCGCCCCATATTCCCAGCGCCGTGAGCAAGGCGAGGCCAGCCAGCAGGGCCGCCGCCAGATAGCG
The window above is part of the Hyphomonadaceae bacterium ML37 genome. Proteins encoded here:
- a CDS encoding SDR family NAD(P)-dependent oxidoreductase, with protein sequence MAGKTRDVAAPQSRTSGAGRLDGKIVLITGAAGNLGSEMARRFADEGATLILTGRTRDRIEAACAAVVAQTGVAAERVAPLVLDGGDPGSVRAAMDEVRAKFGRIDVLVNNAGSPGPKQPLDNVPLSKAEMEANGDTETVGDAMRNILAVTWNLARAAADLMQPGAAIINISTIFSHTRYYGRIAYVVPKAALNALSRQLAGEFGARGVRVNNVFPGPIESERIRTVFAAMDKVQGNKDGETAEYFMGRMSLRRSVDGAPPERTLPTPADIAQTCLFLASDESAALNGAEIDVAHGMSVRKESRSTYKTRPSLRALDGAGLTVLIVAGESWDDALETARIQVGCGARVLLGMAREADVAQAKARTQAQGLVDGLTIVRFNRTEPETMAETLNAYSAQHGPVTSAIVLPLKPAQYFAGALLDADDATVDEFMDVELVGGIAIARTLSRYWKTRSDLEQPPRYVFMTNASDGAGDVYSQVLTAAMTQLIRIWRDEARVDVEAGRFPHAVWGNQIVRFSNRERENIRFAAGHATRIVFKEQRIANIDLHVPEKIGEETGATSAMVGFAENITGLHLGKVALITGGSAGIGGQVARLLALAGAKVMMVARRASELEAARDRIIGELQDIGFSGVERRVRIMADVDVSDFASLKTALDATIAAWGRVDYLINNAGVAGAEDMVVDMDLDAWRFTLDANLISNYYLTHHAAPLMKAQGGGYVLNVSSYFGGEKLRAVAYPNRADYAVSKAGQRAMVESFSQFLGPIIQLNAIAPGPVDGDRLSGVGGKPGLFQRRARLILENKRLNSVYAEVIKSVREGASVATVLNRLSHNTAGVLSHDMLAPSGLRKLALKIAREGDGVCTWDQYILTPALAERLLSRLRLGGYLLDVPAWRDLPGDKAKGGWLRITPPDDAPFLPQGLINKNAEQIGEGVLSQLHLGKMPTEADVAQATVFYLADRAVSGETFMPSGGLNVERSTVERDMFGGPRPERVEKLRGKTVWFAGDHLADYIAAASQRLIDECGVAGVVVLARTKAGGKAVTDMIDGEAAKSVHVVVSGDDIEDAMDKALAKWGRPATVVSLPGDVLPDRLFEDDAPLTPEAFSQVVEDNLTRHFRVSRKASLYDGCQLVLVSPDVAVGANAPAHAIANFIKTTLHAFTATLAVENERLVHNVPTNQINLTRRVRSEEPRNEEEHQEELRRFATAILLVGAPLPDSQDSRYRSRIYRGTSMTV
- a CDS encoding acetyl-CoA C-acyltransferase produces the protein MTLTDAYIYDAVRTPRGKGREDGALAGLGPHELVAQLVAALKDRAGAGAVDSASALILGCVGQVGAQGGNIALVSRLHAGLPHDTTAWTLNNFCVAGLTAAGQAAALASAGENRLMLAGGVEMMSHAPFMGDKASYYTDPDLARALRYAPVALSADLLATKAGLDRAALDHEVIASHQRAARAWAEGRHDAAVIPVRGPDGDALLERDECIRSGMDQAALDALPPAFEKLGAAGYDAMMLAANPGLEQITHLHAIAHCPPMADGAALVLIGSKAAGEAAGLKPKARIRARIDRGGDPVDQLTAGFAAMDALLEETGLSLRDFDRIEFMEAFAAVPALFRRDRDADPDRVNLNGGHLAMGHPMGATGAILLTTLVHELIRCGGSLGLAVAHGGSGTGSAMIIERV
- a CDS encoding acetyl-CoA acetyltransferase, whose product is MAGEVFILGGAQTDFARNWTREGHDLKALMGEAMLEGLDNARLEPSQIETIHIGNFAGELFCGQGLLGGFMGHIHPDLEGLPTMRHEAACASGSMAILAAMADIESGRYGIAAVLGVEMMRNVPGQTAAEHLGAAAWAGREAQGATYLWPAMFSDIVEEYDARFGLERAHLAEISRINFANARRNPHAQSRSWTFTEASFSEDDEANPVIEGRMRKSDCGQVTDGAAMIVLAGADAARAHAARTGQRLEDIPRIKGWGHTTAPLLLETKLAASRGRNDGWMFPWMRKAMTDAYGRAGLSGADQIDAFETHDCFSITELAAIEHFGITAPGRAGEAVEDGRIALGGRCPVNPSGGLIGLGHPVGATGVRMALDAARQVQGSAGDCQVEGARNVATYNVGGSATANVSLVIGA
- a CDS encoding carotenoid oxygenase family protein, producing MTMIVTEFEREELSTPLNQLNPYLKGVYAPVREEVTALDLTVEGEIPRDLYGLYVRNGPNPLNAPEGMHHWFDGDGMLHGIYFENGKAEYRNRYIRSADHDAERAGSLDAGGIMMPANKTRQPTTYKDTANTDVVFHNGSLMALWYVSGQPVRVDARTLETVRTETFSGRLPKNVSAHSKVDPETGEFVFFDYDLYKPVMSAGVISRDNDLSWFREIELPGPRLPHDMAITENYMVLMDLPVVFTESGLRNGMWQIKQPKGQATRFGVLRKDGTGDVRWFEADPCYIYHGVNAWEEGDEIVFFACKMIPNGLTPDPAYGPYAPMVGVLALQAVLHEWRFNLKTGAVSERPVDDRVTEFPVINLDKTGRKSRYSYHVSIPNTQTQLFDGLVKYDLSTGNGEAHPFGPGRYGSEPAYAPRVGAKDEDDGYVISFVFDAQSGASEALILNAKDFSQPPLARVKLPQRVPAGFHAAWAAGDQIRAV
- a CDS encoding heme-binding protein → MIHTLRWMLVLVMVTAASSQAHASDEPAYVLVRAQGDIEIRDYPALILAEVEASGDMTRAGNQGFRPLAGFIFGDNQPPRGGGGENIAMTAPVIQSRSERIAMTTPVTQTRTQAGGETWRVAFIMPETWTLETLPRPNDPAVTVREQPARRLAAIRFAGGPNESRFMRKADELAAFLTAEGYEIIGEPVYARYNPPWTPTPMRRNEVLIEIAR